TGGCCCTCCCAGCCCACCGTGCCCAGGCTGCGCAGGTAGCGTTCCGGCAGGATGTGTTCCTGCAGGGCCGCCAGCTCGACCTGCCTGCGGCGCAGCCTCAATTCCCTGGCCAGGGCAACGACGTTGGCCAGGGAGATGGTGCGCAGCTCGGCGCCCGAGCCATCGGGTTGGGGCACGGACAGGGCCCGCAGGCGCCCCGCCAGGGCGATCATGTTTTCCTCCTGGTGCTCACTACACTATAGACGCAAGGCGGCTGCAAATCGTATCTAGCAAGCCGGTCAGACGCGGCTCACCCTCCGGCCACGGGCGGAAACAGGGCCAACGCGTCGCCATCGGCCAGGGGGTGGTCGAGCTCGACCACCTGGTGCTGGACCAACGCCACGACCGGCGCATGGTCGGGCACGCCCAGCGCACAGAGCAGGTCGTGCACGGTGCTGTCCTCGGGCAACGTATAGTCAAAGGCCTCCCCCGCCGGCCCGTGAGGCCCGTACCTGCTGAGCCCGGCATAGAGCCTGACCGTGACGCGCATCAGTACTCCCTGGCGGCCTGCTCGCCGCGCAGCACGCGCAGCGCGCCCTGGGCCATCGCCAGCATCTCGTCCTGGCCGGGAAAGACGAGCAGCGGAGCGATCCACTCGACGCGCTCGCGGATCCACGACACGAGCATTTCCGAGTAGGCCAGCCCGCCAGTGATGACCACGGCATCGACCTGGCCTTTGAGCACGGTGGCCATCAGGCCGATCTCCTTGGCAATCTGATAGGCCATCGCTTCATAGATCAGGCGGGCGTGTTCGTCGCCCTGCCTGATGCGCTCCTCGACCTCGACGGCGTTGGTGGTGCCCAGGTGGGCCAGCAGGCCGCCCTGGCGGGTCATCCGGCGAAAGAGCTGCTCGTACGTATGTTTGCCGGAGAAGGCCATTCGCAGCACGTCGCCGAAGGGCAGGCCGCCGACGCGTTCGGGGCTGAAAGGGCCCGTGCCGTCCAGCGCCTGGTTGACATCGACCATCCGCCCCTGGCGGTGCGCGCTCACCGAAATGCCGCCGCCCAGATGGGCAATGACGAGGTTCAGCTCCTCATAGGGCCGCCCGAGCTGCGCCGCGGCGCGGCGTCCGGCGCTCTTGAGGCTCAGAGCATGAGAAAACGAACGGCGCTCGAAATCGGGCAGGCCGGCCACGCGCGCCAGAGGCTCGAACTCGTCCACACAGACCGGGTCGACGATCAGGGCCGGAATGCCCACCGGCTGGGCGATCTCGCTGGCGATCAGCGCTCCCAGGTTCGAGGGATGGTCACGGTCCTTGTTCGGCGTGCGCAGCTCGGCCAGCATCTTGTCGTTCACGAGGTAGGTGCCGCTGGCCAGTGGCCGCAGCAGCCCGCCGCGCCCCACCACGGCACTCAGGCTGGAGACCGGCACCTGATTCCTCTCCAGAAAGCCCAGCACCGCGTCGCGGCGAAAGGCGTACTGGTCGGGAATGCGCGGAAAGGCCACCAGTTGCTCGGGAGGATGGACAAGGGTCTCGCTACAGGTCGAGGCCTCGTTGTCGAACACGGCCAGCTTGGTGGAGGTAGAACCGGGATTGATGACCAGGATGCGCCACTGCTGCTTGCCTTTGGCCTTGCTCATACACATCCTCCGCATTCAGTCACAGTTTGACGCAGCTTGCCTCTGGCAGGCCGGGCAGGAGTAGGTTCCCCTGCCGCCGACCACGGTGCGCTCCAGCGGTGCCCCGCAGCGCGGGCAGGCTTGCCCTTTGCGGCGGCCAACAGACAGGTGCCCCAGGTTGTCGCCGCGGTTCCCCCAGGCATCGCGAAAGCGGGCGTCGGGCAGAGTCGTGCCGCGGTTGGCGATGGCCTGCTCCAGCACCTCACGCATCGCGCCGTAGAGGCGCCGCAAGTCGACCTCGCTCAGCGTGTCGATCCGGCGCAGGGGGTGTATCCCGACCCGGAACAGGGCTTCGTCGGTGTAGATGTTGCCCAGGCCGGCCAGTACCTCCTGCCTGAGCAGCAACGGCTTGATGGCCCCGCGGTGCGCCTGGATGAGGCGCACAAAGGCGGCCTCGGTCAGGTCGTCAGCCAGGGCATCAGGCCCCAACTTGCCCAGCACCAGGTCCGGCTGGTCGACCAGCCACAGTCGGCCGAACTTGCGCGGATCAGAAAACGCCAGCCGGCGCCCGTCGGCCAGGTGAAAGGTCACCCTGGTATAGAGCACCGGTTCGGCTCCGGGAGGGAGCACGGCCAGGTGGCCGGACATGCGCAGGTGG
This genomic interval from Chloroflexi bacterium ADurb.Bin180 contains the following:
- a CDS encoding molybdopterin synthase small subunit, whose protein sequence is MRVTVRLYAGLSRYGPHGPAGEAFDYTLPEDSTVHDLLCALGVPDHAPVVALVQHQVVELDHPLADGDALALFPPVAGG
- the buk2 gene encoding Butyrate kinase 2, whose amino-acid sequence is MSKAKGKQQWRILVINPGSTSTKLAVFDNEASTCSETLVHPPEQLVAFPRIPDQYAFRRDAVLGFLERNQVPVSSLSAVVGRGGLLRPLASGTYLVNDKMLAELRTPNKDRDHPSNLGALIASEIAQPVGIPALIVDPVCVDEFEPLARVAGLPDFERRSFSHALSLKSAGRRAAAQLGRPYEELNLVIAHLGGGISVSAHRQGRMVDVNQALDGTGPFSPERVGGLPFGDVLRMAFSGKHTYEQLFRRMTRQGGLLAHLGTTNAVEVEERIRQGDEHARLIYEAMAYQIAKEIGLMATVLKGQVDAVVITGGLAYSEMLVSWIRERVEWIAPLLVFPGQDEMLAMAQGALRVLRGEQAAREY
- the mutM_2 gene encoding Formamidopyrimidine-DNA glycosylase, with translation MPELPEVETLVRDLRGLIFGAVVARVQVSWAGAVAVPSARRFAAGLKGRRFMAVSRHGKFLQFDLDGSHYLLVHLRMSGHLAVLPPGAEPVLYTRVTFHLADGRRLAFSDPRKFGRLWLVDQPDLVLGKLGPDALADDLTEAAFVRLIQAHRGAIKPLLLRQEVLAGLGNIYTDEALFRVGIHPLRRIDTLSEVDLRRLYGAMREVLEQAIANRGTTLPDARFRDAWGNRGDNLGHLSVGRRKGQACPRCGAPLERTVVGGRGTYSCPACQRQAASNCD